From the genome of Winogradskyella forsetii, one region includes:
- a CDS encoding patatin-like phospholipase family protein: protein MRALVISGGGSKGAFAGGVAQYLIEREKHNYDMFLGTSTGSLLVPHLAVNKIGKLYDIFTNVQQHDIFSVSPFVQRKKGDREYVSIDFVNSLWQFIRRRRTFGESKALRKNIRKNVTYEEYLQIRKEKHDVIVTVSNLSMNRVEYKSIQDCSYEEFCNWIWISCNYIPFMSLVKVDGYEYADGGLGSVIPIREAIQRGATEVDAIVLEAETLGKQKVLGKNPFSLMISLFGHLLNQVERNDIIIGKLAARNKNVKLNLYYTPTSLTENSLIFSKRLMEKWWKEGYEYAERRHEK from the coding sequence ATGCGAGCATTAGTTATATCAGGTGGCGGAAGTAAGGGAGCGTTTGCAGGCGGCGTAGCGCAATATCTTATAGAGCGCGAAAAACATAATTACGACATGTTTTTAGGGACGTCAACAGGAAGCCTTTTGGTTCCGCATTTAGCTGTAAATAAAATTGGAAAACTCTACGATATATTTACCAATGTTCAGCAGCACGATATTTTTAGCGTTAGCCCATTCGTGCAACGAAAAAAAGGCGATAGGGAATATGTGTCCATTGATTTTGTGAATTCTCTTTGGCAGTTTATTAGGCGCAGACGAACTTTTGGTGAAAGTAAGGCGCTAAGGAAAAACATTAGAAAAAATGTGACTTATGAAGAGTATCTGCAAATTAGAAAGGAAAAACATGACGTTATAGTCACAGTTTCAAATTTATCCATGAATCGCGTGGAGTATAAATCCATTCAAGACTGTTCTTATGAAGAATTCTGTAATTGGATCTGGATTTCATGTAATTATATCCCATTTATGTCCTTGGTAAAAGTTGATGGTTATGAATATGCGGATGGTGGATTAGGAAGCGTAATTCCTATTAGGGAAGCCATTCAACGCGGTGCAACTGAGGTTGATGCCATTGTTTTGGAAGCAGAAACTTTAGGAAAACAAAAGGTATTGGGTAAAAATCCATTTTCATTAATGATTAGTCTATTTGGGCATTTGTTGAACCAAGTGGAGCGCAATGATATTATCATCGGAAAACTAGCGGCTAGAAATAAAAATGTAAAACTAAATTTATACTACACACCAACAAGTCTTACCGAGAATTCGTTGATTTTTAGCAAAAGACTCATGGAAAAATGGTGGAAAGAAGGTTATGAATATGCCGAACGTAGGCATGAGAAATAG
- a CDS encoding SRPBCC family protein: protein MQYITEILIEKPISEVIKKLNSATNWKHWQEGLVSTAHISGIPNELGAKMKLNYHFGNRKMEIIETVTKQDFPNEFHATYTTKGMRNIQKNYYKSENGFTKWTAVNEFQPTNFMMSMMLFFMPGAFKKQTKTYMTNFKNFVEKGISVHKPKS from the coding sequence ATGCAGTACATTACTGAAATATTGATTGAAAAACCGATTTCAGAAGTTATAAAAAAATTGAATTCTGCAACCAACTGGAAACATTGGCAAGAAGGTTTAGTGAGCACCGCCCACATCTCGGGAATTCCTAACGAGCTTGGTGCAAAAATGAAATTGAACTACCACTTTGGCAACCGAAAAATGGAAATTATTGAAACGGTTACAAAACAAGATTTTCCAAATGAATTTCATGCCACCTACACCACGAAAGGCATGCGCAACATTCAGAAAAATTATTATAAATCTGAAAACGGATTTACAAAATGGACAGCCGTTAACGAATTTCAACCCACAAACTTTATGATGAGCATGATGTTGTTTTTTATGCCTGGTGCTTTCAAAAAACAGACTAAAACCTATATGACAAACTTTAAAAATTTTGTTGAAAAAGGAATTTCCGTCCACAAACCAAAATCCTAA
- a CDS encoding peptidyl-prolyl cis-trans isomerase, translating into MKHTLYIVLFSLLFTSCDFFKSSDDLEPVARVNDNYLYKEDIKGIVPKGASKEDSTLLVNAYVERWARQLLLMEGALVNLSEEKQNEFLKLVDQYKNDLYAKAYLEGLVKKNIDTIVKQEEAQLFYEANKESFKLNDDLVQFRYISLPLNPINLDTIKNRFKRFEAKDRAYLDSISVQFRSYSLNDSIWIKLNRVAEKIPIINGSNKNQLLKKTNFLQLKDSLNLYLMQVNDVRLQNDYAPLDYVNTSINKIVINKRKLELIKQLENDITKDAIKNNKFQIYN; encoded by the coding sequence TTGAAACACACCTTATACATAGTTCTTTTTAGTTTACTTTTTACCAGCTGTGATTTTTTTAAAAGTTCAGATGATTTAGAGCCAGTTGCTAGGGTTAACGATAACTATCTTTACAAAGAAGATATTAAGGGTATTGTCCCAAAAGGTGCTTCTAAGGAAGATAGTACGCTACTGGTAAATGCATACGTTGAGCGTTGGGCAAGGCAATTGCTGTTGATGGAAGGTGCTTTGGTCAACCTATCGGAAGAAAAGCAAAATGAGTTTTTAAAACTAGTGGATCAGTATAAAAATGACTTATATGCCAAAGCGTATTTAGAAGGCTTGGTTAAGAAAAATATCGATACCATAGTTAAGCAAGAAGAAGCGCAATTATTTTATGAGGCCAACAAGGAATCTTTTAAATTGAATGACGATTTGGTTCAATTTAGGTATATAAGTTTACCGCTTAATCCTATTAATTTAGACACCATAAAAAACCGTTTTAAACGATTCGAGGCCAAGGACAGAGCCTATTTAGATTCTATTTCAGTGCAATTTAGATCCTACTCCTTAAATGATTCAATTTGGATCAAGTTGAATCGCGTTGCAGAAAAAATTCCGATTATAAACGGTTCCAATAAAAATCAACTGTTAAAAAAAACTAATTTCTTACAACTCAAAGATTCATTAAACCTATATTTGATGCAAGTTAATGACGTACGCCTTCAAAACGACTATGCACCTTTGGATTATGTAAATACGTCGATCAACAAAATTGTTATAAACAAAAGAAAATTAGAGCTCATCAAGCAACTCGAAAATGATATTACAAAAGATGCCATCAAAAACAATAAATTCCAAATTTATAATTAA
- the miaE gene encoding tRNA-(ms[2]io[6]A)-hydroxylase, whose product MLGLKLPTDPRWVNIVEKNIEDILTDHAYCEQKAASTAISLIVSFPEYTELVQEMIDLVEEEMSHFKMVHDRILENGWTLGRDRKDDYVIALLKFFPKGGSRTTQLVHRLLYAALIEARSCERFRLLSEQLEDKKLAKFYRKLMISEAGHYTMFLNFARKYGDRKAVDEKWEALLDYEAEIIKNLGNKESIHG is encoded by the coding sequence ATGCTAGGACTAAAATTACCGACCGATCCAAGATGGGTAAATATTGTTGAAAAGAATATTGAAGATATCCTGACCGACCATGCCTATTGCGAACAGAAAGCAGCCAGTACAGCTATTTCATTGATTGTAAGCTTTCCTGAATATACGGAATTGGTGCAAGAAATGATTGATCTGGTAGAAGAAGAAATGAGCCATTTTAAAATGGTACACGATAGAATTTTAGAAAACGGCTGGACCCTTGGTAGAGATCGAAAAGATGATTATGTGATTGCATTGCTTAAATTTTTTCCCAAAGGCGGCAGCCGAACCACACAATTAGTCCACAGATTACTATATGCCGCATTAATTGAAGCACGTAGCTGTGAGCGATTTCGCTTACTATCCGAACAGTTAGAGGATAAAAAACTCGCTAAATTCTATCGAAAACTCATGATCAGTGAAGCTGGTCACTATACCATGTTTTTAAATTTTGCCCGTAAATATGGCGACAGAAAAGCAGTCGATGAAAAATGGGAAGCACTATTGGATTACGAAGCAGAAATCATAAAAAATTTAGGAAACAAGGAATCGATTCATGGATAA
- a CDS encoding peptidylprolyl isomerase, whose amino-acid sequence MSLKFQCLFLVFFALNISFSQDKDQVLLKVDGEPIMASEFLRVYNKNLDLVKDESQKDIDGYLKLFTEYQLKLKEAKRLKLDEDENYKREFSRYQKQLIGNYISENKVTDALVKEAYERSNIDVNAAHMLVRLDATANDTLAAYNEVLALRERALKEGFDKVKAEMHNGQTIFIEDLGYFSAFKMVYDFESAAYHTPVGEISMPFRTQFGYHVVKVNDKRESRGTITAAHIMVNLAHKDSLRDPEQRINEIYKKLNQGESFESLAKQFSEDKSSAKNGGKLTPFKSGQLSSTEFEDEAFGLKKDGDVSKPFKTAYGWHIVKRIELKPNASFEDVKSDFETKVKRDSRSKLINEAMVTKLKKKYKISFNNDAKTYFASILNNDFYNRTWTLPDNFKKDETVFTINKTPFTYEAFGNHLVMAQRIYTGKNTPFTNIIDKEFESFFEKSIFQYREDNLESENEDYANILKEYRDGLLLFDLMEKEVWNKASKDTVGLETYYNKNKSKYQWNDRVDVVMATSAEKSNMKKILKLMKKGKSEEDIKEALNTSDEQNVIFTKGIYKVDNPILPSNFEAKKGISDIYEHHEAFHVIDVKAVLPAGQKSLEEAKGSVINDYQTEIEANWINELYDRFEIEVNQDVLEAVKAEIGN is encoded by the coding sequence ATGAGTCTTAAATTTCAATGTTTGTTTTTGGTGTTTTTCGCACTAAATATTTCTTTTTCCCAAGATAAAGATCAGGTGCTACTTAAAGTAGATGGTGAACCAATCATGGCTTCAGAATTTTTGAGGGTTTACAACAAAAATTTGGACTTGGTAAAGGATGAAAGCCAAAAGGATATCGATGGTTATCTAAAACTTTTTACGGAGTATCAGCTGAAATTAAAAGAAGCTAAGCGCTTAAAGTTGGACGAGGACGAAAATTATAAAAGGGAGTTTTCAAGATATCAAAAGCAATTGATTGGAAATTATATCTCAGAAAATAAGGTAACCGATGCTTTGGTAAAAGAGGCTTATGAGCGTAGCAATATCGATGTCAATGCTGCTCATATGTTGGTGCGTTTGGATGCGACTGCAAATGATACTTTAGCCGCTTACAATGAAGTTTTAGCCTTAAGAGAACGAGCACTAAAGGAAGGTTTTGATAAGGTTAAGGCAGAAATGCACAATGGTCAAACCATTTTTATTGAAGATTTAGGCTATTTCTCAGCCTTTAAGATGGTTTACGATTTTGAATCGGCTGCTTATCATACGCCTGTCGGAGAAATTTCTATGCCTTTTAGAACCCAATTTGGTTATCATGTGGTAAAAGTAAATGATAAACGCGAATCACGAGGTACCATTACAGCTGCCCATATTATGGTGAATTTAGCACATAAAGATTCGCTAAGGGATCCAGAACAACGTATTAATGAAATTTATAAAAAACTGAATCAAGGCGAAAGTTTTGAATCTCTCGCAAAACAATTTTCTGAAGATAAAAGTTCGGCTAAAAACGGTGGAAAGCTAACTCCTTTTAAAAGCGGACAGTTAAGTTCTACGGAGTTTGAAGACGAAGCATTTGGATTGAAAAAAGATGGCGATGTTAGCAAGCCTTTTAAAACGGCTTATGGATGGCATATTGTGAAGCGAATTGAATTGAAGCCTAATGCATCTTTTGAGGACGTAAAATCTGATTTTGAAACCAAAGTAAAACGGGATTCAAGATCTAAATTGATTAATGAGGCCATGGTGACCAAGCTTAAGAAGAAATATAAGATAAGCTTCAATAATGACGCAAAAACTTATTTCGCTTCTATTTTGAACAATGATTTTTATAATCGTACTTGGACCTTACCAGATAATTTTAAAAAGGATGAAACGGTCTTCACAATTAATAAAACGCCATTTACTTATGAAGCTTTTGGAAATCATTTAGTAATGGCACAACGCATCTATACAGGCAAGAATACGCCATTTACCAATATTATAGATAAGGAGTTCGAGAGCTTTTTTGAAAAATCGATCTTTCAATATAGAGAGGACAATTTGGAATCGGAAAATGAAGACTATGCAAATATTTTAAAGGAATATAGAGATGGTCTTTTATTGTTCGATTTAATGGAGAAGGAAGTATGGAACAAGGCATCAAAAGACACTGTCGGACTAGAAACTTATTATAATAAAAACAAATCCAAATACCAATGGAACGATAGGGTAGATGTGGTCATGGCAACTTCTGCAGAGAAATCCAACATGAAGAAAATCCTTAAACTGATGAAAAAAGGAAAGTCTGAAGAAGATATCAAAGAAGCGTTGAATACTTCGGATGAACAAAATGTAATCTTCACAAAAGGCATTTATAAAGTAGATAATCCTATTTTACCTTCTAATTTTGAAGCGAAAAAAGGGATTTCAGATATCTATGAACATCACGAAGCGTTTCATGTTATTGATGTCAAGGCAGTTTTACCAGCAGGACAAAAATCTTTAGAAGAAGCTAAAGGAAGCGTCATCAATGATTATCAAACCGAAATAGAGGCCAATTGGATCAACGAGTTATACGATCGTTTTGAGATTGAAGTCAATCAAGATGTTCTTGAAGCTGTTAAAGCTGAGATAGGAAACTAA
- a CDS encoding lycopene cyclase family protein: protein MTKYDYIILGAGASGLMLAYRMSQDAYFDDKSILIIDKTKDKGNDRTWCFWENGAGEWDALLTKTWDTVYFGSAMFSKSIPISPFQYKMLRSEAFYESLWKSINQKSNFSFIEDTVDDFTELKKGVQVITKNGSYFGSKLFNSLPKPEVYKSQQKYPVLQQHFVGWFVKTKTDLFDDSMATFMDFNVPQNGNTRFMYVLPIDKKTALFEYTLFSKKLLEYSDYENSIVSYLNKKNISEYEIVEKEKGNIPMTSFNFQDLNSTHILNIGTAGGWTKASTGYTFKNTSKKTKQVIDFLKKKEDLSKFHKKTKFRFYDLIFLDVLANHNDEGAALFSSMFKKADTKTIFKFLDEESTLLEDLKIILSVPPKRFIQAFFKRLFT from the coding sequence TTGACCAAATACGATTATATCATACTAGGAGCAGGAGCTTCAGGGTTGATGCTGGCATACCGAATGTCGCAAGATGCTTACTTTGATGATAAGTCAATTCTGATTATTGATAAAACGAAAGACAAAGGTAATGATAGAACCTGGTGCTTTTGGGAAAATGGCGCAGGAGAATGGGATGCGCTCTTAACTAAAACGTGGGATACCGTTTACTTTGGGAGTGCTATGTTTTCGAAATCAATACCAATTTCGCCATTTCAATATAAAATGCTTAGAAGTGAAGCGTTTTACGAATCGCTTTGGAAAAGCATCAATCAAAAATCTAATTTTAGTTTTATTGAAGATACTGTTGATGACTTCACAGAATTAAAAAAAGGAGTTCAGGTCATTACCAAAAATGGCAGTTATTTTGGTTCAAAACTATTTAACAGTTTGCCAAAACCTGAAGTCTATAAGTCGCAACAAAAATATCCTGTTTTACAACAGCATTTTGTCGGTTGGTTTGTAAAAACAAAAACGGATCTGTTTGATGATTCCATGGCAACATTCATGGATTTTAATGTGCCTCAAAATGGAAATACACGTTTTATGTATGTATTACCAATAGATAAAAAAACGGCACTATTTGAATATACTCTGTTTTCTAAAAAATTATTGGAATATTCTGATTATGAAAATAGTATAGTAAGTTACTTAAATAAAAAAAATATATCAGAATACGAAATTGTTGAAAAAGAAAAAGGTAATATTCCAATGACCTCTTTCAATTTTCAAGACTTAAATTCGACCCATATTCTCAATATAGGGACAGCAGGCGGTTGGACAAAAGCCAGTACGGGTTATACTTTTAAAAACACATCGAAAAAAACGAAACAAGTCATAGATTTTCTAAAGAAAAAAGAGGACTTATCTAAGTTTCACAAGAAAACAAAATTCAGATTTTACGATTTAATCTTTTTAGATGTTTTGGCGAATCATAATGACGAAGGTGCAGCGTTATTTTCATCTATGTTTAAAAAAGCAGACACCAAAACGATATTCAAATTTTTGGATGAAGAATCGACTTTGCTAGAAGATTTAAAAATTATACTTTCCGTTCCGCCAAAACGGTTTATTCAGGCGTTTTTTAAAAGATTATTTACTTAA
- a CDS encoding peptidylprolyl isomerase yields the protein MPSKTINSKFIIKAALLVGFMSFNFSNAQEIIDDEKPELLEKPKDSVVNKTRIKADGVAAVVGDFILLESDLDREIAQLEAQGADLKGLTRCELFGSLLESKLYSHQAIQDSVIVNELQIKSRVDQQIQGILAQMNGDMDQMLKYYKKDSEQALREEMYEINKNGYLAQEMQAKVTGDIEVTPEEVRTFFNDIPKDERPTFGTELKLAQIVIIPEVTEEAKQDVIDRLKGFKRDVEENGSSFTTKVLFYTEDSGSKSTGGKYTLNRKQPRMVKEFRDVAFSMQEGEISEPFETDFGYHIIFLEKIRGQEYDVRHILLRPELTQEAIKKAKDRIDEVRAKIVDGTLTFAEAAREFSDEKETKYEGGQMTNPTTQDFNFELTRMDPELYSQIQDLKDGEVSEVFQDEDRINRIKFKILTVTDRIDDHEADFAKDYLKIKNLALQDKQIRAVEKWQTETIKDTYIKINGEYRDCDFQSNWLKK from the coding sequence ATGCCATCAAAAACAATAAATTCCAAATTTATAATTAAAGCCGCCCTTTTAGTTGGCTTTATGTCATTTAATTTCAGCAATGCCCAAGAAATCATTGATGATGAAAAACCAGAATTATTAGAAAAACCAAAAGATAGTGTAGTTAATAAAACACGTATTAAAGCCGATGGCGTAGCCGCTGTGGTTGGTGATTTTATTCTTTTGGAATCTGATTTAGATCGGGAAATAGCACAGTTGGAAGCCCAAGGTGCAGATCTTAAAGGCTTGACACGATGCGAACTTTTTGGAAGTCTATTAGAAAGTAAATTGTATTCCCATCAAGCTATTCAGGATAGTGTTATTGTAAATGAACTGCAAATTAAATCGCGTGTAGACCAACAAATTCAAGGTATTTTGGCTCAGATGAATGGCGATATGGATCAAATGCTAAAGTATTACAAAAAAGATTCTGAACAAGCATTGAGAGAAGAGATGTACGAGATTAACAAAAATGGTTATCTCGCACAGGAAATGCAAGCTAAGGTTACAGGAGATATTGAAGTAACTCCAGAAGAGGTGAGAACTTTTTTTAACGACATCCCAAAAGATGAGCGCCCAACCTTTGGTACTGAATTAAAATTGGCACAAATCGTAATCATCCCAGAAGTAACAGAGGAAGCAAAACAAGATGTTATTGATAGACTAAAAGGTTTTAAGAGAGATGTAGAAGAAAATGGTTCTAGTTTCACAACTAAGGTATTGTTTTACACCGAAGATTCCGGATCTAAATCAACAGGTGGAAAATATACGTTAAACAGAAAACAACCGAGAATGGTAAAAGAGTTCAGGGATGTTGCTTTCTCTATGCAAGAAGGGGAAATTTCAGAACCTTTTGAAACGGATTTTGGATACCATATTATATTTTTAGAGAAAATTAGAGGTCAAGAATACGACGTAAGACACATTTTATTGCGTCCTGAATTGACACAGGAAGCCATAAAAAAAGCAAAGGATCGCATTGACGAGGTTAGAGCCAAAATTGTTGACGGCACTTTGACTTTTGCAGAAGCAGCAAGAGAATTTAGTGACGAAAAGGAAACTAAATATGAAGGCGGGCAAATGACCAACCCAACCACTCAAGATTTTAATTTTGAATTAACTAGAATGGATCCAGAACTGTATTCTCAAATTCAGGATTTAAAGGATGGAGAAGTCAGTGAGGTTTTTCAAGATGAAGATCGAATTAATAGAATAAAATTTAAAATATTAACCGTTACAGATCGTATTGATGATCACGAAGCCGACTTTGCCAAGGATTATCTCAAAATTAAAAATTTAGCTTTACAAGACAAACAAATTAGAGCTGTTGAAAAATGGCAAACGGAAACCATTAAGGATACATACATTAAAATCAATGGTGAGTACAGGGATTGTGATTTTCAAAGTAACTGGTTAAAAAAATAA
- a CDS encoding AAA family ATPase yields MSDVAKIENFVKKYAALKQEVAKVIIGQDHVVNQVLISIFSGGHSLLVGVPGLAKTLMVNTIAQALGLDFKRIQFTPDLMPSDILGSEILDENRHFKFIKGPIFANIILADEINRTPPKTQAALLEAMQERSVTVAGHQYKLNLPYFVLATQNPIEQEGTYPLPEAQLDRFMFAINLEYPSFQEEVDVVKATTTDIKSSVNALFTAQEIIDFQNVIRRIPVADNVIEYAVSLVAKTRPNTDTAADIVKEFVDWGAGPRASQNLILAAKTHAATTGKFSPDIENIQAVATGILRHRIIKNYKAEAEGITDEKIIESLF; encoded by the coding sequence ATGTCTGATGTTGCTAAAATTGAAAATTTTGTTAAGAAATATGCTGCCTTAAAGCAAGAAGTTGCTAAGGTTATTATTGGTCAAGACCACGTTGTTAATCAGGTATTGATTTCTATTTTTTCGGGTGGTCACTCACTTTTAGTTGGTGTTCCTGGTTTGGCAAAAACCTTAATGGTCAATACTATTGCGCAAGCCTTAGGATTGGATTTTAAGCGTATCCAGTTTACGCCAGATTTGATGCCAAGTGATATTTTAGGTAGTGAAATATTAGATGAAAACCGTCATTTTAAATTTATAAAAGGACCAATCTTTGCCAATATTATTTTAGCAGATGAGATCAATAGAACACCTCCGAAAACACAAGCGGCTTTGTTGGAAGCGATGCAGGAACGTTCGGTTACGGTTGCTGGTCATCAGTATAAATTAAACTTACCTTATTTTGTATTAGCTACGCAAAACCCAATTGAGCAAGAAGGTACTTATCCGTTACCGGAAGCGCAATTGGACCGTTTTATGTTCGCTATTAATTTAGAATATCCTTCGTTTCAAGAAGAAGTGGATGTGGTAAAAGCAACCACAACAGATATAAAATCATCGGTTAATGCCTTATTTACGGCTCAGGAGATTATAGATTTTCAAAATGTAATCCGTCGTATTCCTGTGGCGGATAATGTCATAGAATATGCGGTTTCTTTAGTCGCTAAGACCAGACCAAATACAGATACAGCGGCAGATATTGTTAAGGAGTTTGTGGATTGGGGCGCAGGACCAAGAGCATCCCAGAATTTAATTCTTGCTGCTAAAACACATGCCGCAACTACTGGGAAATTCTCTCCAGATATTGAAAATATTCAAGCTGTTGCCACAGGAATCCTAAGGCATAGAATTATTAAAAACTATAAAGCAGAAGCGGAAGGTATTACGGACGAGAAGATTATTGAGAGCTTGTTTTAG
- a CDS encoding META domain-containing protein translates to MNKFYSILAVFLCSYTGFSQNELVGEWHLDSFSIDNAIYNNVYAFVNTIEFTDDIIYENYLEYNGSSTCNAFFGEYSSTSDTIEFSSLGSTLVDCYGEPRGTFEAIYFSLLSNNSTGSSTFSYVITGEGEEQILTLTNSNNSSIFYTKTNPTSILHSTWYLETVIEGGITYNVTSGSPSLTLQANPHPFFGTMTFAGEGVCNDYVGEYGMYYGNGDEMRITSMTPTTDTCEPPSTIETAYFSVLGDTSANLFKFEIINNGANLVLTSVPDPLDRSINAIDDIIILATEPLSVHDVDYNEIAIVKNPAKDQLELNIADDLLFQNLNYSIYSMEGKLMSKSKLNIKNIDVSAFTTGLYFINIGNEDKVISSLKFLKE, encoded by the coding sequence ATGAATAAATTCTACTCTATACTTGCTGTTTTTCTTTGCTCATATACTGGCTTTTCCCAAAATGAATTAGTTGGGGAATGGCATCTAGATTCATTTAGTATTGATAATGCCATTTATAACAATGTTTATGCTTTTGTTAATACTATAGAATTTACCGACGATATTATATATGAAAACTACTTGGAATATAATGGTTCTTCGACCTGTAACGCTTTTTTTGGAGAATATAGCTCTACAAGTGATACTATAGAATTTTCTAGTTTAGGCAGTACACTTGTTGATTGCTATGGTGAACCAAGAGGTACATTTGAAGCCATATACTTTTCATTACTAAGTAATAATTCTACGGGTTCTAGCACGTTTAGCTATGTTATTACAGGTGAAGGAGAAGAGCAAATCTTAACCTTAACAAATTCAAATAACAGTAGCATCTTTTATACTAAAACAAATCCAACTTCCATACTTCATAGTACTTGGTATTTAGAAACGGTAATTGAAGGTGGTATCACATATAATGTAACTTCAGGCTCTCCTAGCCTAACGCTTCAGGCTAATCCACATCCTTTCTTTGGTACTATGACGTTTGCTGGCGAAGGTGTTTGCAATGACTATGTTGGCGAATATGGTATGTATTACGGTAATGGAGATGAAATGAGAATTACGAGTATGACACCAACCACTGATACGTGTGAGCCTCCTAGTACTATTGAGACTGCCTATTTTTCAGTATTAGGTGATACCTCTGCTAATTTATTTAAATTTGAAATTATTAATAATGGAGCAAATTTAGTTTTGACAAGTGTTCCTGACCCCTTAGACCGTTCTATTAATGCTATAGATGACATTATAATTTTAGCCACAGAACCGCTTTCTGTTCATGATGTTGACTATAATGAAATAGCTATTGTTAAAAATCCCGCCAAAGATCAACTAGAATTAAATATAGCTGATGATTTATTATTTCAAAACCTCAACTATTCTATTTATAGTATGGAAGGCAAGTTGATGTCAAAATCAAAACTTAATATTAAAAACATAGATGTCAGCGCCTTTACAACTGGACTTTATTTTATAAATATTGGAAATGAAGACAAGGTTATATCTTCTTTAAAATTCTTGAAAGAATAA